TGTCAGGTGAGTGAAGCAGCCCACCACAGCTCATTAGTTTTTCAACGGTTTGCATTGAGTACTGTGGTCTTGCATTGTCATTTTTCAGGATTACTCCTTTTGAGTTGATAATAGTGAAATTATTCTTACCACAAACTGCACCATCTGATTTCCCATCTGATTTCCATTTCTTCCAATCGCCGAAACACTTTCTATGAGACAAAAACTTGAAAACTTGGCTTGCTTCCAAGCTGACATTTCCGGACATTTTGCTCCAAAAATCAATTCATTCTTATCTATTCGGTATTGAAAATGTGCGTACTAGACGGCAAAAGGTTGTTGGTAACGAGGGCAACTACGTCGttgattaaaaatcaaaaatatataaaaatatatttctttaaaaaaacgttactttaaacctgtcttccttaaaaaaaatcatgtaaaaatgaaacataaaaagcaaacataactataacttttctttaaaaaaatactgtttatttgccttcatttttaacaaaagtaaaaaaccattaaaagagtactatttcttttttcaagcagCCACAGACGTGCTGTTGTCGGTATTGGTTGGTGGTTCATCAACGTACTTATTTTCCGTCTTTCGTAAAATCAAATACATTATCAGTACTATCATACTTGAGAAGAAACAAGACGCAGCCACGACATAAACAAGTACTTCCGGAACACTTTCTATAAAAGTGCTTATTGTAAAAGGTATTAACATTTCTCCAAATGCTCCACCAAGAACTAAAAGAGATGCGATTTTATTTGTAACATTTATATATGAATCTAACCAGGCTAATGTAGCTGGGAAAAACGAAGCTATTCCTATTCCAATAAGAACTGATGATAGCCATAAGATCCATTCGTGATTGGACAGAGTTAACAGTAATATTGCCCCTACAGAAGTTATGCCTAGGTCATATGCTAGCAAAGTTAAGTTGCTGAATTTAGTAGCCAAGAAAACTGACGCAAGTCTTGATATCGTAAATGCTGCCCAGAATGCTGATGTCATGTAAGATCCTGTTGTCGTCGTCAGCTTCAAAGTTCCTTTCGCAGCATATGTTGTTAACATTTGAGCAAATCCTATTTCTGTTCCTGTCTCTACAAAAAGTAACAAACCACATAATACTACAAGCAAAGAAATGAAAGCAAGACTTCTTTCTCTCGTTTTGTTATGTTTCTCTCCTTGGTCGCTGCTATTATTggatgaaacaaacaaaatagcaAATAACAGTATTGATACAATAAAACCATAGCAGCCAATAATTGTGAAGGGATATGTAACTGGTGGCGTGGACATTGCAGGAAAATTTAATTCAGTAGTAATGTTTTGATTTAAAGTGGTAAAATTTGGAAAGGATTCATCGCTCAGTGTGTAATTGAAACCAAGAATCGAGGATTCTTCAGTATAATCACCAATGAATGATGCAGCAATAAGAGGAGctaataaacatccaattccaaAAGTGAAATGTAGTGCTTGGTAAAATGGTCCACTGTCCTTTCCCCATAAATTCAGGCAGAAAACGTTACCACCTGCAAAATATGTAACGGATTAGTTTAATATGCTATAAACTATTCAGATCAATTTTTACGGGCATCCAAACCAATGAAGTAGAGCCGCAAAAACTTGGCCTAATATGAACGAGAAATGACCGAGTTTATTAAATTGCAGGGTTATGAAGAATGAACGCAACAGTTTCTTCATGTGACTTTTTTCGACTTGCCTGAATGTTGCCGAGTTTTCTGGATTCAGTCGGGTTATCGAGTGCCAGGTTTGAAGGACTCTACTGCATTAGTATACGTGACATAATGAAAAAAAGCTCTAATCTACAACAGCTACAGTGAAACATTCAATTAAAATAAGAAGATCCAAGAACCGAATTTTAAACCAGACTTCTTATCTAGAATTGAAATCATAACACCAGAAGCGCAAATGTGAAGCATCTATTCCAATGAACAATGccttgcaaaaatattaaatcagaaaactagctgacccagccacgcgttgctgtggcaaagaagttggattaaaataaacttgaactcattattttgatagaatcaaataaatatttttaatagagcttaaaatagtatagccgattttataacatatgaaattgataatgggcgttattcaatgtaaaaacgattcctaaatgctcctggaaaattatgggcagctgatgtggccaatttctgccagtatcatgtcaagccaaaacccggaaagttttcccgataaaagttaataaccttcctgaaatcatctcgtaAGCCTCTTGAAAAagtcgaagatcttcccgtttgaagttagtcgtatttctggaactttagtgtaaacttaggaagggatacaaaaaaaaagcttagcacctttctgatttattaaggaacttctataagcagtaatgcaaacatagccaaagcttagccagaactgcaagcaattatcgaaaattttt
This sequence is a window from Uloborus diversus isolate 005 chromosome 10, Udiv.v.3.1, whole genome shotgun sequence. Protein-coding genes within it:
- the LOC129231745 gene encoding sodium-dependent glucose transporter 1-like, which produces MLGGIAFDMLKNKQSALAVCNLITSISMLGIPWSRNIGTLTGLMVISGASAGSVCTCGNVFCLNLWGKDSGPFYQALHFTFGIGCLLAPLIAASFIGDYTEESSILGFNYTLSDESFPNFTTLNQNITTELNFPAMSTPPVTYPFTIIGCYGFIVSILLFAILFVSSNNSSDQGEKHNKTRERSLAFISLLVVLCGLLLFVETGTEIGFAQMLTTYAAKGTLKLTTTTGSYMTSAFWAAFTISRLASVFLATKFSNLTLLAYDLGITSVGAILLLTLSNHEWILWLSSVLIGIGIASFFPATLAWLDSYINVTNKIASLLVLGGAFGEMLIPFTISTFIESVPEVLVYVVAASCFFSSMIVLIMYLILRKTENKYVDEPPTNTDNSTSVAA